In a single window of the Gossypium hirsutum isolate 1008001.06 chromosome A13, Gossypium_hirsutum_v2.1, whole genome shotgun sequence genome:
- the LOC107930758 gene encoding protein PELPK1, whose protein sequence is MGYFNCIALAFLMALSFSSINVGQAARHLQQLPPMPTLPTATLPPLPSIPNLPQPTIPTMQRPGALAPLPTMPALPTLPSVPRATLPPLPSMPTVPAIIPSIPFLSPPPSPSTP, encoded by the coding sequence ATGGGTTATTTCAATTGCATTGCTTTAGCATTCTTGATGGCTTTGTCGTTTTCAAGCATTAATGTCGGCCAAGCTGCTCGTCACCTTCAGCAGCTGCCTCCAATGCCAACTTTGCCTACAGCAACACTCCCACCATTGCCATCTATCCCTAATCTCCCACAGCCAACCATACCAACAATGCAAAGGCCTGGGGCGCTTGCACCACTTCCTACCATGCCTGCTTTGCCCACATTGCCAAGTGTACCAAGGGCCACATTGCCTCCTCTGCCAAGCATGCCCACAGTCCCAGCTATAATTCCCTCTATTCCTTTCCTTTCTCCACCACCATCTCCTTCTACCCCTTAA